Proteins found in one Terriglobia bacterium genomic segment:
- a CDS encoding dimethylargininase, with protein MKLAITREVSPALARCELTHVARQPIDPERARDQHHRYERRLTDLGCAILRLPAEPDMPDSVFVEDVAVVLDEIAILTRPGAPSRRPEVVAVAEAVRPYRPTATIPSPATLDGGDVLVLEKTIFVGRSSRTDARGVDELCRIVSPFGYEVRPVSLSGCLHLKSAVTRISDDGVLIHPGWADPGAFAAHDRIEIEPSEPFAANALLVGGTVVYPSAFPRTLRRLEARGIRVVTVDVSELAKAEGAVTCCSLCFDVA; from the coding sequence ATGAAGCTGGCGATCACCAGGGAAGTGAGCCCGGCCCTCGCACGATGCGAGCTGACCCACGTCGCGCGCCAGCCGATCGACCCCGAGCGCGCGCGGGATCAGCACCATCGGTACGAGCGCCGCCTGACGGACCTGGGCTGCGCGATCCTGCGGCTCCCGGCGGAGCCGGACATGCCCGACTCCGTCTTCGTCGAGGACGTCGCGGTCGTGCTGGACGAGATCGCGATCCTGACCCGTCCGGGTGCGCCCTCGCGGCGGCCCGAGGTGGTCGCCGTCGCCGAGGCGGTTCGACCGTACCGGCCGACCGCCACGATCCCGTCGCCGGCGACTCTGGACGGCGGCGACGTCCTCGTGCTCGAGAAGACGATCTTCGTGGGCCGGTCGTCCCGGACGGACGCGCGGGGAGTCGATGAGCTCTGCCGGATCGTGTCGCCCTTCGGATACGAGGTGAGGCCCGTGTCCCTCTCCGGCTGCCTGCACCTGAAGTCCGCGGTCACGCGGATCTCGGACGACGGCGTGCTGATCCATCCGGGCTGGGCGGACCCCGGCGCCTTCGCCGCCCACGACCGGATCGAGATCGAGCCGTCGGAGCCGTTCGCCGCCAACGCCCTGCTCGTCGGCGGAACGGTCGTCTACCCTTCGGCATTTCCCAGGACCCTCCGCCGTCTCGAGGCGCGGGGGATCCGGGTGGTGACCGTGGACGTGTCGGAGCTGGCGAAGGCCGAGGGCGCCGTGACCTGTTGCAGCCTCTGTTTCGACGTCGCCTGA
- a CDS encoding trypsin-like peptidase domain-containing protein — protein sequence MRHRSSIPRTALAAILAAAGFAAQLPARAEESKPPAPRARCEEAIPAVYDRVSPAVVSIAAMSVNPYDLDERMTRVVGSGVIVDKSGLVLTNSHVVFSRQVITVTLDDGSTLPARLVGADPIFDVALVRIPTPSSGELPVARLGDSENVPVGEEVLAIGNPFGLDQTLTRGIVSAVNRLLPNIPLSLTEPLIQTDAPINPGSSGGPLMDRCGDVIGITTAILPEAQNIGFAIPIDLIRGVLPSLVEHGRVIRPWLGVQGQLVSRPLKDLLRVPLVDGFLVEVVEPGSPAEKAGLHGGRLDLTIGGDTVLIGGDVITEIDGSPVSDLEKIDRALRSLEVGATTHLKIFHDGATREVDITLVERPLLPEDVPFRRSESPRNTTARSGAHAPFRGIRRGI from the coding sequence ATGCGCCATCGATCGTCGATCCCCCGCACCGCCCTCGCAGCGATCCTGGCCGCCGCCGGATTCGCGGCCCAACTCCCCGCCCGCGCCGAGGAGTCGAAGCCGCCGGCCCCTCGGGCCCGGTGCGAGGAAGCGATCCCGGCCGTGTACGACCGGGTCTCGCCCGCCGTGGTCTCGATCGCGGCGATGTCCGTGAACCCCTACGATCTGGACGAGCGCATGACCCGGGTGGTCGGCTCCGGAGTGATCGTCGACAAGTCGGGGCTCGTCCTGACCAACTCCCACGTGGTCTTCTCGCGGCAGGTCATCACGGTGACGCTGGACGATGGGTCCACGCTCCCGGCCCGCCTCGTCGGGGCCGACCCGATCTTCGACGTCGCGCTGGTCCGCATCCCCACGCCGAGTTCCGGCGAGCTGCCCGTCGCCCGACTCGGAGATTCGGAGAACGTCCCGGTGGGTGAGGAGGTTCTCGCGATCGGGAACCCGTTCGGCCTCGACCAGACGCTCACCCGTGGGATCGTCTCCGCGGTCAACCGGCTGCTCCCCAACATCCCGCTCTCGCTCACCGAGCCGCTGATCCAGACCGACGCCCCCATCAACCCCGGGAGCTCGGGAGGGCCCCTGATGGACCGATGCGGCGACGTGATCGGCATCACGACCGCGATCCTCCCCGAGGCGCAGAACATCGGATTCGCGATCCCGATCGATCTGATCCGGGGGGTGCTCCCGTCGCTGGTCGAGCACGGCCGGGTGATCCGGCCCTGGCTCGGAGTCCAGGGCCAGCTCGTGAGCCGACCCCTCAAGGACCTCCTCCGCGTCCCTCTCGTGGACGGCTTCCTGGTCGAGGTCGTCGAGCCCGGTAGTCCCGCGGAGAAGGCGGGACTGCACGGCGGCCGGCTCGACCTCACGATCGGCGGCGACACCGTGTTGATCGGGGGGGACGTGATCACCGAAATCGACGGATCGCCCGTGTCGGATCTCGAGAAGATCGACAGGGCGCTGCGTTCGCTCGAGGTCGGCGCGACGACACACCTCAAGATCTTTCACGACGGAGCGACGCGCGAGGTGGACATCACCCTCGTCGAGCGGCCGCTGCTCCCGGAGGACGTCCCCTTCCGCCGCTCGGAGAGCCCGAGGAATACCACCGCGAGGTCGGGCGCCCACGCTCCCTTCCGCGGCATCCGGCGCGGAATCTGA
- a CDS encoding DHA2 family efflux MFS transporter permease subunit has product MASTFMEVLDTTVVNVSLPHIAGTLSSSNEEATWVLTSYLVANAIVLPMTGWLANFFGRKRLLMGSVIGFTASSFLCGLAPSLPLLILFRVVQGITGGGLQPLSQAIMLEAFPPRKRGMAMAFWGLGIVVAPMLGPVLGGWLTDNYSWRWVFYINIPIGLFAITMTQLYVFDPHYIKRGSGRVDYWGMGLLVLGIGALQIMLDKGQQEDWFESRFIVTLAVLAGVGLAALIARELRAEHPIVDLSVFRNRTFAAGVFLITVLGFVLYGSTVLLPLFMQTLLGYSAFEAGLATLPRGATSFVMMPLIGLMMTKVEPRKLLAAGVVFVSSSLILLSRMSLDVGYWNFFWALVIQGGAMGLLFIPLTTITNDPIPKERMGNATSIFNLLRNIGGSVGIATSTTLLARRAQIHTNFLGGHVDVYGLASRAELQGIAGALVQRGVDPATAEKQAAAALFGRVQQQAAMMSYNDVFFLMAVMFASMLLLIPLMRKPQHHGPVPGAH; this is encoded by the coding sequence ATGGCCAGCACCTTCATGGAGGTGCTGGACACGACGGTGGTCAACGTGTCGCTTCCCCACATCGCGGGGACCCTGTCCTCTTCCAACGAGGAAGCGACCTGGGTGCTGACCTCCTATCTCGTCGCGAACGCGATCGTGCTCCCGATGACCGGCTGGCTCGCCAACTTCTTCGGCAGGAAGCGGCTCCTGATGGGCTCGGTGATCGGGTTCACCGCTTCGTCGTTCCTCTGCGGCCTCGCACCGAGCCTGCCGCTTTTGATCCTCTTCCGCGTGGTTCAGGGGATCACTGGCGGCGGGCTCCAGCCGCTCTCCCAGGCGATCATGCTGGAGGCGTTCCCCCCGCGGAAGCGCGGGATGGCCATGGCGTTCTGGGGGCTCGGCATCGTGGTCGCCCCGATGCTCGGGCCGGTGCTCGGCGGATGGCTCACGGACAACTACAGCTGGCGCTGGGTGTTCTACATCAACATCCCCATCGGTCTGTTCGCGATCACGATGACGCAGCTCTACGTGTTCGACCCGCACTACATCAAGCGCGGCTCGGGGCGGGTGGACTACTGGGGGATGGGGCTCCTGGTCCTCGGGATCGGCGCCCTCCAGATCATGCTGGACAAGGGGCAGCAGGAGGACTGGTTCGAGTCCCGGTTCATCGTGACGCTCGCGGTCCTGGCGGGGGTGGGGCTCGCCGCGCTGATCGCCCGGGAGCTCCGCGCGGAGCACCCGATCGTGGATCTTTCCGTCTTCCGAAACCGGACGTTCGCGGCCGGAGTATTTCTCATCACGGTGCTCGGCTTCGTCCTCTACGGGAGCACCGTGCTCCTTCCCCTGTTCATGCAAACGCTGCTCGGGTATTCCGCGTTCGAGGCCGGTCTCGCGACCCTGCCGCGGGGGGCGACCTCGTTCGTCATGATGCCGCTGATCGGCCTCATGATGACCAAGGTCGAGCCGAGGAAGCTCCTGGCCGCCGGGGTCGTCTTCGTGTCGTCGTCCCTGATCCTGCTGTCGCGCATGTCGCTCGACGTGGGGTACTGGAACTTCTTCTGGGCCCTGGTCATCCAGGGAGGGGCGATGGGTCTGCTGTTCATCCCGCTGACCACGATCACCAACGACCCGATTCCGAAGGAGCGGATGGGGAACGCCACCAGCATCTTCAACCTGCTGCGCAACATCGGCGGCTCCGTCGGCATCGCCACCTCGACGACCCTCCTGGCCCGCCGCGCCCAGATCCACACCAACTTCCTCGGCGGGCACGTGGACGTCTACGGCCTCGCGTCGCGCGCGGAGCTCCAGGGGATCGCCGGCGCTCTGGTCCAGCGCGGCGTGGACCCGGCGACCGCCGAGAAACAGGCAGCGGCGGCGCTCTTCGGACGCGTCCAGCAGCAGGCCGCGATGATGTCCTACAACGACGTCTTCTTCCTGATGGCGGTGATGTTCGCGTCCATGCTGCTGCTGATCCCGCTCATGCGGAAGCCGCAGCACCACGGTCCTGTGCCCGGCGCGCACTGA
- a CDS encoding cytidylate kinase-like family protein yields MKNVITLAREYGSGGREIARRVAEGLAWRLVDRELIAEVARRADVPNEAAAEYDERLNPWMVRMAKGLWAGSADSFAAAPRGDVFDADLMAELTRRVILEAAAQGSCVILGRGAQCILRDRTDALHVFVYAPAEDRVRRLARRHGGEAAARIEMERADRTRAAYVQHYYGCDRTARELYDLMVNSRIGVEAAVRMVVCAMGRREAPG; encoded by the coding sequence ATGAAGAACGTCATCACCCTCGCCCGCGAATACGGCAGCGGAGGACGGGAGATCGCCCGGCGGGTCGCGGAGGGGCTCGCCTGGCGGCTGGTGGACCGTGAGCTGATCGCCGAGGTCGCGCGGAGGGCGGACGTCCCTAACGAGGCCGCGGCGGAGTACGACGAGCGGCTCAACCCCTGGATGGTCCGCATGGCGAAGGGATTGTGGGCCGGCAGCGCGGACTCGTTCGCCGCGGCGCCGCGCGGGGACGTGTTCGACGCGGACCTCATGGCCGAGCTGACCCGGCGGGTGATCCTGGAGGCGGCCGCGCAGGGGAGCTGCGTCATTCTCGGCCGGGGCGCCCAGTGCATCCTCCGGGACCGGACCGACGCGCTTCACGTGTTCGTCTACGCCCCGGCCGAGGACCGCGTGCGCCGGCTCGCCCGTCGCCACGGCGGGGAGGCGGCCGCCCGGATCGAGATGGAGCGGGCGGACCGGACGCGCGCCGCCTACGTGCAGCACTACTACGGCTGCGATCGGACGGCGCGCGAGCTCTACGACCTCATGGTGAACTCGCGGATCGGCGTCGAGGCCGCCGTGCGGATGGTCGTCTGCGCGATGGGCCGGCGGGAGGCGCCCGGTTGA
- a CDS encoding HlyD family secretion protein, with protein MTEPRIEPEGAPAGPAPRAGLSSRQRGLARLVIPGGALLVAIVGLAFWIHGRVRESTDDAQIEGNIVPISARIGGTVKEVLVDDNQQVPSGAVLVRIDASDYEVAARKAEAELADARAGALAAKTAIPITETSTASQLAGARAAVAAAKQEAGAAGARLTEAKANHVRAASDLERYRKLVEKDEISRQQFDAAVAAETAARSSVEAAEAAVLSASSRVAQAEAQHRAAGTAAGQVEVSRARAAAAEAGAAKNQALLDQARLNLGYVEIRAPAAGIVSRKSVQPGQVIQGGQPLLALVPLDRIWVVANYKESQLRRMRPGQPASVYVDAYARTYRGHVESIGGATAAKFSLLPPENATGNFVKVVQRVPVKIVLEKDQDPEHVLRPGMSVVPTVLTR; from the coding sequence ATGACGGAACCGCGCATCGAGCCTGAAGGGGCGCCGGCGGGGCCCGCTCCGCGGGCGGGATTGAGCTCGAGGCAGCGTGGTCTGGCGCGCCTCGTGATCCCCGGAGGCGCGCTCCTGGTGGCGATCGTGGGGCTGGCGTTCTGGATCCACGGGCGCGTGCGCGAATCCACCGACGACGCCCAGATCGAGGGGAACATCGTTCCGATCAGCGCGCGGATCGGGGGGACGGTGAAAGAAGTTCTCGTGGACGACAACCAGCAGGTTCCGTCGGGCGCCGTGCTGGTGCGGATCGACGCAAGCGACTACGAGGTCGCCGCGCGCAAGGCCGAGGCGGAGCTGGCCGACGCCCGGGCGGGGGCGCTGGCGGCGAAGACCGCGATCCCGATCACCGAGACCAGCACGGCGAGCCAGCTCGCCGGCGCGCGGGCCGCGGTCGCGGCGGCGAAGCAGGAAGCGGGTGCCGCGGGAGCGCGCCTGACCGAGGCCAAGGCCAACCACGTCCGGGCGGCGTCCGATCTCGAGCGGTACCGGAAGCTCGTGGAGAAGGACGAGATCTCGAGGCAGCAGTTCGACGCCGCCGTCGCCGCCGAGACGGCCGCCCGCTCGTCGGTGGAGGCGGCCGAGGCGGCGGTTCTGTCCGCGAGCAGCCGCGTGGCGCAGGCGGAAGCCCAGCATCGCGCCGCCGGGACCGCCGCGGGGCAGGTTGAGGTCTCCCGCGCCCGCGCGGCCGCGGCGGAGGCGGGGGCCGCGAAGAACCAGGCGCTGCTCGATCAAGCGAGGCTCAACCTCGGCTACGTGGAGATCCGTGCGCCGGCCGCCGGCATCGTCAGCCGCAAGAGCGTGCAGCCCGGCCAGGTGATCCAGGGCGGCCAGCCGCTGCTCGCGCTGGTCCCGCTGGACCGGATCTGGGTCGTGGCGAACTACAAGGAGAGCCAGCTGAGGCGGATGCGGCCGGGGCAGCCGGCGAGCGTCTACGTGGACGCCTACGCCCGCACGTATCGCGGTCACGTGGAGAGCATCGGCGGCGCGACCGCGGCGAAATTCAGCCTTCTCCCCCCGGAGAACGCCACCGGGAACTTCGTGAAGGTCGTCCAGCGCGTCCCGGTGAAGATCGTCCTCGAGAAAGACCAGGACCCGGAGCACGTGCTGCGCCCCGGGATGTCGGTGGTCCCCACGGTGCTCACGCGCTGA
- a CDS encoding TolC family protein, whose amino-acid sequence MILATALAVPAMAQERTPWMLGGAPAGNSFLGGVPEGSATVGRLSLTLADAVQRGLRQNLGAILGAQTVRAAEAGRDLTRGGLLPDLNGFLYGSRQEIDLEAYGFPVAPGESPVVGPFNVTDARIYVAQPILDLAALERARAGALGLEAAKHGYRDAREMVVLTCASLYLDAALGASRIEAARAQDAVAVALLERAERLKEAGVVAGIEVLRARVQRAAQRQRVIFYENEFAKQKLALARAIGLPLVQDFDLADKLAYVSAPLLSPGAAIDEALRSRPDLRRAEAALGAAETNRRADRFDGLPSIRFNADVGWIGPTGPRLERTFAVGVGIRVPLFEGGRIRANVRLDDAALAQIRARRDDLRARIEYDVRAALLDVDAAGERVKVAREALDLADEQIRQVQDRFASGVVGNLEVVQAQDALATASDNYLSALYAHNVARLALSRAVGAAERSLPTLLDGGGGGTQ is encoded by the coding sequence GTGATCCTGGCTACGGCGCTCGCCGTACCCGCGATGGCCCAGGAACGGACGCCGTGGATGCTGGGGGGCGCGCCCGCGGGGAACTCGTTCCTCGGCGGGGTCCCCGAGGGCTCCGCGACCGTGGGGAGGCTCTCGCTCACCCTCGCGGACGCGGTGCAGCGGGGCCTGAGGCAGAACCTGGGCGCGATCCTCGGGGCGCAAACGGTGCGGGCGGCGGAGGCCGGGCGCGACCTGACGCGAGGCGGCCTTCTGCCGGACCTCAACGGGTTCCTGTACGGCTCGCGCCAGGAGATCGACTTGGAGGCCTACGGCTTCCCGGTCGCGCCGGGAGAGTCTCCGGTCGTGGGACCGTTCAACGTGACCGACGCCAGGATCTACGTGGCCCAGCCGATCCTGGATCTCGCGGCGCTCGAGCGCGCGCGGGCGGGCGCTCTGGGGCTCGAGGCGGCGAAGCACGGCTATCGCGACGCGCGGGAGATGGTGGTTCTGACCTGCGCGTCGCTGTATCTCGATGCCGCCCTCGGGGCGAGCCGGATCGAGGCCGCACGCGCCCAGGACGCCGTCGCCGTCGCTCTCCTCGAGCGCGCGGAGCGCCTCAAGGAGGCGGGGGTGGTGGCCGGCATCGAGGTGCTTCGCGCCCGGGTGCAGCGGGCGGCGCAGCGGCAGCGCGTGATCTTCTACGAGAACGAGTTCGCCAAGCAGAAGCTGGCGCTCGCGCGAGCGATCGGCCTCCCCCTCGTTCAGGACTTCGACCTGGCGGACAAGCTCGCCTACGTCTCCGCGCCGCTCCTCTCGCCGGGCGCCGCGATCGACGAGGCGCTCCGGTCGCGCCCCGATCTTAGGCGGGCCGAGGCCGCGCTCGGAGCCGCGGAGACGAACCGCCGGGCGGACCGATTCGACGGCCTTCCCTCGATCCGGTTCAACGCGGACGTCGGCTGGATCGGCCCCACCGGGCCGCGCCTCGAGCGGACGTTCGCGGTGGGGGTCGGCATCAGGGTCCCCCTCTTCGAGGGAGGTCGCATCCGCGCCAACGTCCGCCTGGACGATGCCGCGCTCGCGCAGATCCGCGCCCGCCGGGACGACCTCCGCGCGAGAATCGAGTACGACGTCCGCGCGGCCCTCCTGGACGTCGATGCGGCGGGGGAGCGGGTGAAGGTCGCCCGCGAGGCGCTCGACCTGGCCGACGAGCAGATCCGCCAGGTCCAGGATCGGTTCGCGTCGGGAGTCGTCGGGAACCTCGAGGTGGTGCAGGCGCAGGATGCCCTCGCCACCGCCTCCGACAACTACCTGTCCGCACTGTACGCCCACAACGTGGCGCGGCTCGCGCTGTCCCGCGCGGTCGGGGCCGCCGAGCGGTCGCTTCCGACGCTCCTTGACGGCGGCGGAGGAGGCACGCAATGA